Within Epilithonimonas zeae, the genomic segment GCATTGGGAAAGGATGAAACTTTAGATACTAATACTGACTGGCAAAAATTATACTACAGACCAGCAATGATCACAAGTCATGATATTGGTGTTTCGGGTGGAACAGATGGAGGCAACTATAATGTTGGTTTATCATATTTTAAACAAGATGCTTTAATCCCTTTGCAGAGTTATGAAAGATTTTCAATGAGAATAGCCTTGGATCAGCAGGTTGGTAAAAATTTTAAATTTGGATTTACAACCAATACAAACTATACTGTATCCGAGGGTAATGGTGTAGCAGGAGCGCCTACATTGGGATTGTCTCCTTTAGCAAACCCTTACAACCCGGATGGTACTATCAAGAGAACTATCAGTACAGCATCTAACATAGATCAATCTTGGGTATATATAAGAAAAACAATTCAAGATTTAGGTGAGAAGTATGTAGATGAAAGTAAGGGGCTTTCTTCGTTTAACAACATATATGGAGAAGTAAACTTGCCTATTCCTGGTTTGAAATACAGATTGAATGTAGGATTGGATTACATGACTTCCAATAGCGGAAATTATTCTGGTGTAGGTGTATTTAATGTTAATGCAGCAGCTCCTTCAAGTGCCGGACGAGGAAACAGTCAGACGTACCATTGGACTCTGGAGAACTTATTGACCTATGACAGAACGTTTGGAAAGCACAAAATCAATGCTGTCGGTTTATATTCTGCAGAAGGAAATAGAATTGTTAGTTCTTATATGAGTGCTAAAAATGTTCCTTCTGATTTTTTTCAATATTACAATCTGGGACAATCTCCACAGGCTGATATATCTGTTAGACCTGAAGATCAGTTTTATCAACAGAGAGGACTTTTGTCCTATATGGGGCGTGCTATGTACACATTTGATAATAAATATATGATAACAGCTACAATCCGTGCAGACGGTTCATCTGTTCTTGCAAAGGGTAATCAGTGGCATACCTATCCTGCAATCTCACTGGGATGGAATGTTGCTAATGAGTCCTTTATGCAAAATATCAAAGCAATCAATCAGTTTAAATTAAGATATGGATGGGGACAGACATCTAACCAAGCGGTAAATCCTTATACAACTATGGGATCTCTGCAAGTAACACCTTATAACTTTGGTGCTGCAAATGCTACAGGCGTTTACATTCTTACAGCTCCTAATGCTGAATTAGGATGGGAATATTCTAAGACCAATAACTTTGGGATTGATTTTGGATTGTTTAATAATAGAATTACTGGAACTGTAGAATATTATAAAACCAATACGGAAAAAGTATTGTCTGGAACAATTCTACCTCCATCAGGTGGTATTGGAAGTGTAACAAAAAATATTGGTGAAATAGAAAATAAAGGTTGGGAGGTTTCTCTTAATGGTACTATCATAGATAACCCAGATGGTTTTAGCTGGGATGCAGGTGTAAACTGGTATGCTAATAGAAATCAGATTTTAGCTCTATCTTCAGGAACAACACGAGATGAGATCAATAACTGGTTTGTAGGGCATAACATTAATGCAATTTACGATTACCAGAATATAGGTCTATGGCAACAGGGGGATCCTTATCTTAATGTATTAGAACCGGGAGGCAATGTAGGGATGATCAAAGTTCTTTATACAGGTGGTTATAATGCCGATGGTACACCTGTAAGAGCGATTGGTACTGCAGATAGACAAATCATTGATACTGCTCCGGACTGGCAGGGAGGTTTTAATATGAGATTTGCTTACAAAAATTTTGAATTGAGTACAGTAGGAGCTTTTCAGCACGGTGGTGTTTTAATCAGCTCTATATATGGTTCATCAGGTTATCTTAATAGACTAACAGGAAGAGGTAACAACGTAGATGTAGATTATTGGACTGCTGAAAATCCAAATGTAAGATATCCAAAACCTGGAGGAATGATGAGCGGAGATAATCCAAAGTATGGTTCTACACTTGCATACTTCGATGGATCTTATCTTAAATTAAGAACAATTACACTAGGCTATAATGTTAAAAAGGAGTTTCTAAATGATTTGAAATTGAATAGTCTTAGAATTTACGTTACCATAACTAATCCTGTCGTACTATTCTCACCTTACCACAAAGAATCGGGAATGGATCCGGAACCAAATTCTTATGGGAATCAAAATCAAGCGGTTAATAGTAGCCTCCCATACAATAGCCGTCAATTAATCATTGGAACCAATAATCCATCCACACGTAATTATTTAATGGGAATCAATTTATCTTTTTAAATTACAGAATCATGATAAAGTTTAATAAAAAAATAGTTTTAGGAGCAGTCTTCTTTTCAATTTGCTTGAACAGCTGTAACGAGATTTTGGATGAACAACCAAGATCTAACTATACTGTTGATTATTTTAACACAGCTGACGGTGTTAATGCAGGTGTCACTTCATTATATAGAAGTTTAAGACTACTATATGGCAATGGATACTTTATGAGTAATTGTCAGAATGGAACAGATGAGTCAACCTGGGCACAAAGTGCTGATGGAAATTTCAAAGAGCTTGACATGTCCGGTCAGGGTAATATTAATGCAGCTACATTTCCAACAAGTATGGTTTGGGGGTCGATGTTTCCTTATATCAATACGGCAAATGGAATTATAGAACGAGGACCGAAATTTAACGTACCTGAATCTCTAGTTTCTGAAGCAAGATTCTTTAGAGCATATGATTACTTTCTGCTCGTTCAGACTTATGGTGGTGTTCCCTTAGATTTAGGTGCTGGAGAATTAGCTCTTAATACAAATGCTGTGACAACTTCTAAAAGAAATACAGTTCCAGAAGTTTACACTAGAGCAATTTTTCCTGACCTTAAAAAAGCAATCGACAATTTACCTGTGTCACCTAGAGTGACTGGTGGTGTGACAAAAAATGTTGCAAGATTATTTTTAGCAAAAGCCTATCTTACATACGGATGGTGGTTACAAAATCCTAACAATATTCCTACTTATCCCGAAACTTCAAGGACAGACCCTGACGGTCATAATGCTGACTGGTATTTCCAACAAGCGTATGATACCGCAATGACAGGAATCAATAATCCTGGTTCATATTCACTTCAGCCAACATTTTATGATGTGAATGTAGGAACAAACGATAGAAATAGCGAGTGTATGCTGTATGCAGACCATACTCAAGCAAGTGCTTTTTACAATGAATCAGATCCTGTTGGTTTTGGTTCTGGATGGGCACCCGATAATTTCGCTGCTTGGATGCAGACTTGGAATTACACTAACCTGAAAAGCAGTAGTTCTGCGACGACTTGGACAGCGGTAAGCTCTGTGCAACGTGCAGCAACACAGCCACTAGGACGCCCTTGGGTTCGTATGGCTCCGCCGATTGGTGTAATTAAAAATACCTTCCAGGATAAAACGACAGATTCCAGATATGACGGAACTTTTGTAACTGCTTATAGAGGAAACTGGGATAAAGCAGGTGTAACGAATTCTGTGTTGTACAATGCAAACAGTCTTCCTGTATCTACAGGAGGTGTAATACTTAGTTTTTTAAATGATGACACTCAAACACCTTCTTATCCATCAGATGCTGGACAAAATGGTGTTGGTGCAGGAACTTTACCAGGTAGGGCAGATTGGGTAATTGCGCCAAACGGAATCAGTAGAATTGTATATCCGGGATTATGGAAAATAGGAACATACCGTACCGATGATCCTAATGGATTAGGCTATCCTAATGCAGGCCTCACACGTCCGTTTAATGTGGCAAAATTTTCAGAATTTTACTTCATTGCAGCTGAAGCAGCTGTAAAGGGTGCTTCTGGTACTAAGTCTGCAAGAGAACTAATTAATGTTATCCGTGCAAGAGCAGGGAAATGGAGGTTTAACAATGCGCAAAACACAGCTTTTGTAGCAGACAATAGCGCGGCAATGGTTGCTGCTACTCCTGCGGTTATCAATATTGATTATATTTTGGCGGAAAGATCAAGAGAATATTATGGTGAATTCTACAGATGGTATGATTTAGTTCGTACTCAGAAGTGGGGAGAATATGCGGCTCAGTATCAGATTGGTGGAGTTGCATATGGAAATCATACACCACAGACGGTTAATCGTACAATTCAATTATTCCATTATCTGAGACCTATACCACAAGGTCAAATAGATGCAATGAGCGGTGCGACAGCAGAAGAAAAGGCAAAATACCAAAATCCTGGTTACAATTAATAATTTCACATTCATATCAATCAAAACAAAGTAGGTGTAAACTTTACACCTGCTTTGTTTAATAAATAAAATTATAGTAAAAGTATGGAAAAAACCTGGCGTTGGTTTGGGAAAAACGATAAAATTAAATTACAGACGCTTCGACAAATTGGTGTTGAAGGGATTGTTTCTGCGTTGCATGATATTCCGAACGGAGAAATCTGGAGTTTCGAGGCTGTTAACGATTATAAAAACTATATAGAAAGTCACGGGCTACGTTGGTCTGTAGTTGAAAGCCTTGCTGTAAGCGAGTCTATCAAATACGGAGGAAACGACAGAGACCAACTGATAAAAAATTATATCAAAAGTCTTGAAAATCTTGGTAAAGCAGGCATTACAACAGTTTGTTACAACTTTATGCCGGTTCTCGACTGGGCCAGAACCGATCTTTTCCTTGAATGGGAAGACGGTTCATCGTCATTATATTTTGATAAAGCAAAATTTGCCTATTTCGAAATTCATATTCTGAAAAGAGAAGGAGCAGAAAATGATTATACTCCTGAGATTCTACAAAAAGTTGAAGAATTAAAAAATACGCTGACTGAAACTGATAACAATGATTTGATAGATTCAGTCATTGTAAAAACACAGGGATTCGTTAATGGAAATATCAAAGAGGGTGATTTAAATCCCGTAGAAAAGTTCAATAATTTATTGGCTTTATATGACGGAATTGATAAAAATCAACTTCGTGAAAATTTAAAATATTTCCTCGAAAAAATAATGCCGGTTTGCGAAGAATGGAATATTCAAATGTGTGTGCATCCGGATGACCCGCCGTTTGCTTTGCTCGGTTTACCAAGAATCGTAACCAATGAAGACGACATCGATTGGTTTTTGAACGCAGTAGATAATCCTCACAACGGATTGACGTTCTGCGCAGGTTCTTTAAGCGCCAATCTTCAGAATGATGTTCCGAAATTAGCTCAGAAATATGCCCACAGAACAAAATTTGTCCATCTAAGAAGTACCAATGTTTTTGAAAACGGAGACTTCATTGAAGCGCATCATTTAGGGGGACGAGGAAAATTAATCGACGTAATCCGGGTGTTTGAAAAAGAAAATCCGGATTTGCCAATGAGAATCGACCATGGAAGATTGTTATCGGAAGATATTGATAAAGGTTATAATCCGGGCTATTCTTTCTTAGGAAGAATGTTGGCTTTGGGACAAATCGACGGTGTGATGGCAGCTGTCAATTCTGAATCAAGATAAGGAGAATCCGAAGGATTCAATATCAGTAACCGTAGGTGTAACCTATGGAAAAAGAGTAAAACAATCCAACGAACCCGAAGTGTTCAATATTATCATTTATCAATCATCATTTATCAATAATTAAAAATGAACGAAATATTCAGCATAAAAGATAAAGTAGCGGTCATTACAGGTGCTTCCGGCGTTTTGGGAGGAAGCCTTGCCAAAAGCTTTATCGAAGCCGGAGCAAAAGTAGTTGCCTTGGGAAGAAATCAGGAAACGCTGGATTCCCGTGTAAAGGAACTTACAGATTTAGGAGGTGATGCATTTGCCGTTGAAGCGAATGTAATGAACATCGAAAGTCTTGAAAACGCATCAAAGAAAATCATAGAAAAGTATGGTAAAATAGATATTTTGCTGAATATTGCCGGAGGAAACATTCCTTCAGCAACATTATCTCCAGAGCAGTCATTTTTCGATATGAACATCAGTGGATGGGATGAGGTAACTGATCTTAATATCAACGGAACCGTTTATCCAAGCTATGTTTTCGGAAAAGTGATGGCAGAGCAGGGAAATGGCAGTATTGTCAATATATCGTCTATGGCAGCTTATTCGGCGATTACAAGAGTAGCTGGTTATTCGGCAGCCAAATCAGCAATCACCAATTTTACACAATGGCTGGCTTCTGATTTAGCTTTAAAATTTGGAGATAAAATCCGTGTCAATGCCGTTGCTCCCGGATTTTTCATAGGAGATCAGAACCGTGCCATTTTACTGAACCCGGATGGATCTTTAACAGATAGAAGCAAAAAAGTAATGGCCAAGACACCAATGCAAAGATTCGGAGAAGTGGAGGAACTCAATGGAACAGTACAGTTTCTCTGTTCAGATGCCGCAAGCTTCATTACCGGAGCTTTAATACCTGTTGACGGTGGTTTCAGTGCATTCAGTGGCGTTTAAAATTGAATATTATTTTCTTTATATAGTGAGCAAGGCCTTAATGATTTTCTCATAGTTAAGGTCTTGTTTTTAAAGATTTTTCACAAAAGTCAAAATCAATTTAAATTTAAAAATGAATTATTTCACAAGCAAAATAGAAGTTTTCGGAGAATCATTTTTGCTGGAATCGGCAAAGGCGGAGAATCTCTATTTTGGCTATGCGGAAGGAATGCCGATTATCGATTATCACAATCATCTGGAGCCTGATGTCATTTCAAATAATCAGAATTTCCGTTCTCCGACAGCGATTTGGCTGGATGGTGACCATTACAAATGGCGTGCGATGCGAAATTTCGGGATTGACGAGCGATTCATTTCCGGACAGGCAACCAACGAGGAAAAATTTCAAAAATGGGCAGAAACGGTTCCTTACACGCTTCGGAATCCCTTGTTTCACTGGACACATCTGGAGCTAAAAAATTCTTTCGGGATTAAGGAATATTTGTCTGGCAAAAATGCGGACGAAATTTACAGCTCGATGCAGGATGCTTTACAGCAACCCGGCTTTACGCCACAGAATCTGCTCAAAAATTATAAAGTCGAAGCAATTTGTACAACAGATGACCCTGCTGACAATCTGGATTATCATAAAGAATTAAAAGCAAGTAACTTTAATACAACGGTTTTACCAAGCTTTCGTCCGGATGTTTACATCAACATTATTGATCCACAATCTTATATCCTCAATATTAAAAAACTTGAAAAAGCTTCAGGAATCAATATTAATTCAGTTTCAGATTTACTAAACGCGCTTGAATCCCGAATCAATTACTTTGATGAGATTGGCGCCAAAGTTTCAGACCACGGCTTAGAATATTTTCCGGACACGACCCGGTGGAATTCGGATTTAGAAAAAGAATTTTCAGAATTTCTAAAAGGTAACCAACTTACATTTTCCAATCCGGATGCGCTTTGCGGATTTCTTTTGAAAGAGCTCTGTAAAATGTATTCTGATAAAGGCTGGGTTCAGCAGTTTCACGTTGGCGCAACCAGAAATAACAATTCCCTGACGCTGAAAAATATCGGAGCAAATACAGGTTTTGATGCAATTGGAGAACAATATTTTGCACAAAGAATGAGCATTCTTTTTGACGAGCTCAATTCCGAAGGTAAGCTTGCAAAAACAATTATTTACAATCTGAATCCGGTTTATAATGAAGTTCTGGCTTCTCTTGCAGGCAATTTCAACGAATCCGGAATCAAGTCGAAAGTACAGTTCGGCGCTGCCTGGTGGTTTCTGGACCAGCTGGATGGGATGCAAAAACAGATGAACACGCTTTCCAATATTGGACTTATCAGCACATTTGTCGGAATGCTAACCGATTCCAGAAGTTTTTTGTCATTCTCGAGACACGAATATTTCAGACGATTGCTTTGTAATATGTTCGGAAACGAGATGGAAAAAGGTCTTATTCCCGATGACGAAAAATGGGTGGGAAAAATCATTCAGGATATCTGCTATTATAATGCGAAAAACTATTTCAATTTTTAAGAATGGCTCAGGAGACTTCAAATAAAATTTTATGTTTCGGCGAATTGCTTTTGCATTTCGCTCCGGATTCTGAAGGAACTTGGCTGAAAAATCAAGCTCTCAAAATTTACGTTGGCGGAGCTGAGTATAATGTTGCTTCGGCACTTTCGAGATGGGGAAATCATGTTTCTCTGTATTCTGCATTGCCGGAAAATTATCTCGGCAATCAGTTGGAATTAAAATTAAATGATGACAAAATAAAAGTTCTTGCAGAGAAGTCAAATGGCAGGATGGGAGCTTTTTACCTTCCTTTTGATGGCGATATGCAGAATGCGAAAGTCATTTACGACCGTTTCCCGTCAGTTTTCACAGAGTCGGATTTTTCAGGTTTTTCTGATGACGAAGTTTTTAAGGATGTAACCTGGCTTCATATCAGTACAATTACGCCTGCTTTGAGCGAGAACGCTTTCCGGAAATGTCTTGATTTGATGAAGAAAGCCAATGCCCGAAATATCAAAGTTTCTCTGGATTTGAATTACCGTGCATCACTTTGGCAGCATCAGAATCCTTACGATAAAATCTCTCAACTAATGCCATTTGTTAAGGTTTTAATGG encodes:
- a CDS encoding SusC/RagA family TonB-linked outer membrane protein; translated protein: MNLFHLSKTNRAALFFAMTLLPSGLAYSQSKKDTVQKEKQIEEVVVIGYGTQRKESVTGSVATVKGDALREVPSANITQALQGRTAGVDISQTSSKPGAASQIRIRGVRSLTGTNDPLIVLDGIPFVGSLADISSNDIKSVDILKDASATAIYGSRGANGIILVTTNRGAKGQKPRFNYNSFTGVQTLFSKFPMMDGPQLAKLRVDAGNTFALGKDETLDTNTDWQKLYYRPAMITSHDIGVSGGTDGGNYNVGLSYFKQDALIPLQSYERFSMRIALDQQVGKNFKFGFTTNTNYTVSEGNGVAGAPTLGLSPLANPYNPDGTIKRTISTASNIDQSWVYIRKTIQDLGEKYVDESKGLSSFNNIYGEVNLPIPGLKYRLNVGLDYMTSNSGNYSGVGVFNVNAAAPSSAGRGNSQTYHWTLENLLTYDRTFGKHKINAVGLYSAEGNRIVSSYMSAKNVPSDFFQYYNLGQSPQADISVRPEDQFYQQRGLLSYMGRAMYTFDNKYMITATIRADGSSVLAKGNQWHTYPAISLGWNVANESFMQNIKAINQFKLRYGWGQTSNQAVNPYTTMGSLQVTPYNFGAANATGVYILTAPNAELGWEYSKTNNFGIDFGLFNNRITGTVEYYKTNTEKVLSGTILPPSGGIGSVTKNIGEIENKGWEVSLNGTIIDNPDGFSWDAGVNWYANRNQILALSSGTTRDEINNWFVGHNINAIYDYQNIGLWQQGDPYLNVLEPGGNVGMIKVLYTGGYNADGTPVRAIGTADRQIIDTAPDWQGGFNMRFAYKNFELSTVGAFQHGGVLISSIYGSSGYLNRLTGRGNNVDVDYWTAENPNVRYPKPGGMMSGDNPKYGSTLAYFDGSYLKLRTITLGYNVKKEFLNDLKLNSLRIYVTITNPVVLFSPYHKESGMDPEPNSYGNQNQAVNSSLPYNSRQLIIGTNNPSTRNYLMGINLSF
- a CDS encoding RagB/SusD family nutrient uptake outer membrane protein gives rise to the protein MIKFNKKIVLGAVFFSICLNSCNEILDEQPRSNYTVDYFNTADGVNAGVTSLYRSLRLLYGNGYFMSNCQNGTDESTWAQSADGNFKELDMSGQGNINAATFPTSMVWGSMFPYINTANGIIERGPKFNVPESLVSEARFFRAYDYFLLVQTYGGVPLDLGAGELALNTNAVTTSKRNTVPEVYTRAIFPDLKKAIDNLPVSPRVTGGVTKNVARLFLAKAYLTYGWWLQNPNNIPTYPETSRTDPDGHNADWYFQQAYDTAMTGINNPGSYSLQPTFYDVNVGTNDRNSECMLYADHTQASAFYNESDPVGFGSGWAPDNFAAWMQTWNYTNLKSSSSATTWTAVSSVQRAATQPLGRPWVRMAPPIGVIKNTFQDKTTDSRYDGTFVTAYRGNWDKAGVTNSVLYNANSLPVSTGGVILSFLNDDTQTPSYPSDAGQNGVGAGTLPGRADWVIAPNGISRIVYPGLWKIGTYRTDDPNGLGYPNAGLTRPFNVAKFSEFYFIAAEAAVKGASGTKSARELINVIRARAGKWRFNNAQNTAFVADNSAAMVAATPAVINIDYILAERSREYYGEFYRWYDLVRTQKWGEYAAQYQIGGVAYGNHTPQTVNRTIQLFHYLRPIPQGQIDAMSGATAEEKAKYQNPGYN
- the uxuA gene encoding mannonate dehydratase yields the protein MEKTWRWFGKNDKIKLQTLRQIGVEGIVSALHDIPNGEIWSFEAVNDYKNYIESHGLRWSVVESLAVSESIKYGGNDRDQLIKNYIKSLENLGKAGITTVCYNFMPVLDWARTDLFLEWEDGSSSLYFDKAKFAYFEIHILKREGAENDYTPEILQKVEELKNTLTETDNNDLIDSVIVKTQGFVNGNIKEGDLNPVEKFNNLLALYDGIDKNQLRENLKYFLEKIMPVCEEWNIQMCVHPDDPPFALLGLPRIVTNEDDIDWFLNAVDNPHNGLTFCAGSLSANLQNDVPKLAQKYAHRTKFVHLRSTNVFENGDFIEAHHLGGRGKLIDVIRVFEKENPDLPMRIDHGRLLSEDIDKGYNPGYSFLGRMLALGQIDGVMAAVNSESR
- a CDS encoding SDR family oxidoreductase, with product MNEIFSIKDKVAVITGASGVLGGSLAKSFIEAGAKVVALGRNQETLDSRVKELTDLGGDAFAVEANVMNIESLENASKKIIEKYGKIDILLNIAGGNIPSATLSPEQSFFDMNISGWDEVTDLNINGTVYPSYVFGKVMAEQGNGSIVNISSMAAYSAITRVAGYSAAKSAITNFTQWLASDLALKFGDKIRVNAVAPGFFIGDQNRAILLNPDGSLTDRSKKVMAKTPMQRFGEVEELNGTVQFLCSDAASFITGALIPVDGGFSAFSGV
- the uxaC gene encoding glucuronate isomerase, translated to MNYFTSKIEVFGESFLLESAKAENLYFGYAEGMPIIDYHNHLEPDVISNNQNFRSPTAIWLDGDHYKWRAMRNFGIDERFISGQATNEEKFQKWAETVPYTLRNPLFHWTHLELKNSFGIKEYLSGKNADEIYSSMQDALQQPGFTPQNLLKNYKVEAICTTDDPADNLDYHKELKASNFNTTVLPSFRPDVYINIIDPQSYILNIKKLEKASGININSVSDLLNALESRINYFDEIGAKVSDHGLEYFPDTTRWNSDLEKEFSEFLKGNQLTFSNPDALCGFLLKELCKMYSDKGWVQQFHVGATRNNNSLTLKNIGANTGFDAIGEQYFAQRMSILFDELNSEGKLAKTIIYNLNPVYNEVLASLAGNFNESGIKSKVQFGAAWWFLDQLDGMQKQMNTLSNIGLISTFVGMLTDSRSFLSFSRHEYFRRLLCNMFGNEMEKGLIPDDEKWVGKIIQDICYYNAKNYFNF
- a CDS encoding PfkB family carbohydrate kinase — translated: MAQETSNKILCFGELLLHFAPDSEGTWLKNQALKIYVGGAEYNVASALSRWGNHVSLYSALPENYLGNQLELKLNDDKIKVLAEKSNGRMGAFYLPFDGDMQNAKVIYDRFPSVFTESDFSGFSDDEVFKDVTWLHISTITPALSENAFRKCLDLMKKANARNIKVSLDLNYRASLWQHQNPYDKISQLMPFVKVLMGNIWSIQEFLNIPIEYELNGNFNDENLLKQAEKSASEIQKQYPNVELIANTFRFTKGDEVNYFATIYSEEKLFISEQYYSDKILERVGSGDSFMAALIHGSIKGNSIQKILDDAVKVAFKKLFVQGDTINETINIENL